The Wolbachia endosymbiont of Oedothorax gibbosus region ACAAACAAATGTTCTTCTCTATAGTCTCCTGTTAATGCTTTTGCTATAGTAGCTTTATCATTCTTTATATTCGAGCTTCTGAATTCAGCCAATTTCTCAGGATTTCTTTCGCCTTCAATTATAGCCTCAATGATTTTCATACCAGTCACTCCAGTAATATTGCTAATAACCTTGTGTAATTGAATATTCATTTGAATTAATGCTTTCTGCATACACAGAACATGCGTGGATGCACTCTCAGTAAGTTTTTTACGTTGCCGCACATAACTACGCAATACACACATCTGATTATCTGGTCTAAATGATCCACGAAGCAATCCGTAGCTATGCAATTGTTGAAGCCATTGGCAATCTTGAACATCAGACTTCCTGCCAGGTACATTCTTTACATGTCGTGCATTTACCAACTTGACCTCGAATTCATATGATTCAAGTATTTGAAATAAAGAAATCCAGTACACTCCTGTTGATTCCATTGCCACAGTTGTAACTTTGCACTTCTTCAACCAGCGTGCCAAATTATGAAGGTCTGCAGTAAAGCAGCCAAATTTCTGAACACGTTGTTTATCTCTTCCCTCAGGTACGCATACATAGTGTACGGCTGAACCAATGTCTATTCCTGATGCATTCGGATTCACTATTTCTAATTTACTTTTTGCTTTTGTCATGTCAAATTCCTCCTATATAACTTATAATGGAGAAGCGCTTCAGCTTGGGGACGGTTAGATTATACAATCTTCTAAGCGAGGTAGTCTAAAAGACTCCATCAATAGTTTAACCGTTTCCTCCAAAACCATGCTTGCTTACGGGCACTTATGGCACCATTGAATAGTCCGGTTATAACTGCAAAAGCGCTTCCACAAAATTATACTCAAAGACTTTTAAAAGCATAAGTAATGGAGTTTCTTCATCGTTTAACAGATTTTATCTGTTCGTTGCTTGCTTCCTCTTGATTGATTTTTTCGCTAATATGAACAAACCTGACTAATGAAGGTACTATTTTGCCTAACTTTTGATTCTCGTATATTTTTGTTAGATAGAGTATTTCCTCGTCTTCATAGCTGTCTTCCCTTACTATTACTGGTTCAGGTAATAAATCTACAATGTCAACTGATAATACTCTTGCTATTATATATAGTACTTCAATTGGAATAGAAATATACCCATTTTCATAATTGGTTACTTCTTGATATGCTAATCCGATTTTACTTGCCAACTCTGCTTGAGTACACCTTTGCATTAATCTACAATCTTCTATTTTTTGCCCTATTTTGTAGCGTATAGGACTAACATCACTTACAGAAACAAACATATACCTCAATTAAAAAAATAAACTTTTATGCAATTTGATCAGCAGATAAACCAACTATTTGCAAAATAATATCAATAGGAATTCCCCCTTTTACTAAATCCCTTCCAACTTTAATCCTTTCTACTTCTCTCACTTTCTCCTCATACCAACCCTCATAAATAACTAGACAAATAATTCACAGAGCAAATGGTTTTGATCGAACTTTCCGTAATATCTCGAATAAATTCAGATACAGCATTTTCAAGTAATTTAATAGAGTCATACATCTTGTTCTTTATTATATTTTCCTTTAAATGTTGCCAAAATCTTTCCACAGGATTGAGCTCAGGCGAGTACGGCGGCAAATAAATTATGGTGATATTTTCAGGAGTTTTTAAACCTTTAGACCTATGCCAACTTGCGCAATCCATGATAAGAAAAGCTTCTCTAGTCCCCAAATCTTTCGACATCTGCTCCAAAAATATGTTCATGCAATCTGTGTTTACATGTGGAGCAAGTAGGCTAATATCCTCTCCATTCCTGGGATTTACAGCGCTGTAAAGATAGAAGTTTTCTCTTCCGATTTTTACTTTAACTTGTGTTCTTGAGCCCTTTTTAAACCATCCATGTCCAACTTTTGAGTGCGTTCCAAATCTCGATTCATCGAAAAAAAACCTCCTTTTTCCGGTTCTTTTCCACAATTTCATTGAGATTTTTTTTGAACTCCTCTTGTTTGTTTTTGTCTTGTTTATAATGTGCTGGACGAGGTGTGATATATGTAAATCCTAGCTTCTTCATAAGCCTTCTCGCCGTTGACTCACTTACTTTGATAGCTAACATTCCTTCAACTATACCTTGCAATTTTTTAGCAGTCAGATTTGCCCCATCTTCTTCTATTACCTCTCTTATTTTTTCCTTCTTCTCCTCGTTCAGTTTTGGTTTAGGTCCTCGCCCTGGCTGTATTGCAAACCTTACTATTACCCACAAATATAGATGTACTTATGAATAAAGTATTACAATATTAGAGTTTGCAAATATTGATGGTATAAAAATGGCAAACGAGAGTAATGAGTGGGCTAAAAATGAATTTGGAGATGCTTCACTTGGAGATAAAAGATTGACCGAAAGATTAGTGAATATTGCTAATAGTGTGATAGGTTCACCTGAAAGCTCAATTAATGAGGCATGCGGAAGTTGGTCAGAAGCAAAAGCTGCATATCGTTTTTTTCAAAATGAGAACGTAAAAGAAGTTGATATTCTAGCTTCACACATTGATAAAACAGTTGAAAGAACAAAAGCTCATAAAAGAGTCCTTGTAATTCAAGATACAACTTATATTTCATACTCAAGTCATAAAAAAACAAGCGGATTGGGAAGTATTGCTGGGAAAGGAGGTAAAGGTACAGTAATGCATACAGCCCTTGCTGTTAGTACGGAAGGTTTGGTACTAGGAATATTGGATCAAAAGATTTACTCGAGGCCACCAATTTCTGAAGAAGAAAAAAGACTAAAGAGTCATCGTAGTAACGTTCATATTGAGGATAAAGAAAGTATGAAATGGCTAGAAAGCTTAAAGAAAACAAATAATATTATAGATCAGACCCAAACAGAGGTTATAACTGTATGTGACAGAGAAGCAGATATACATGATTTTTTTGAACTTGCACATAATCTTAACTCAGCAATTTTAGTAAGAGCTCGTCACAACAGAAATGTAAATAAAAAATTTATGTATACCAGGAATAAGCAAAAATTATGGTCATTTATCCAAGGTCTTCCTTGCACTGGAAAAGTAGAAGTTGAAATCCCTGCTAGAGATGATAAGCAAAAAAGGACAGCATTTCTAGAAATTAGATTCGGAAAATTTATGATGAGTCCACATGAAAGCCACATAAAATGTAAAGAAGGTCACATAAAATATAAACCAGCAGCATTATTCAGTCTACAACTTTACGCAATTCATGTTGTTGAAAGAAATTCTCCTCCAGGAGCAAGTCCGCTAGAGTGGATGCTTTTAACAAATCTTTCGGTCAGTACTTTTGAAGAAGCTGTTGAAAAAATTAGTTGGTATTGTTTGAGATGGAAAATAGAGATATTGCATAAGATTTTAAAATCTGGTCTCAAAGTTGAGGAATGTAGACTTGGAACAGCAGAAAGATTAATGAGGTATTTAACAGTCATGAGCATTATTGCTTGGAGAATTTTCTTTATTACATCAATTGCAAGAACTAACCCAACATTACCATGTACTGGCTTATTAGCTGAGGAAGAATGGAAAGTTTTATATGTTAAAATACACAGAAAACCATGTCCAAGTATAGCCCCTACTATAAAAGAAGCCGTTTCGTGGATTGCTCAACTTGGAGGTCATTTAGCAAGAAAAAGCGACCCAAAACCAGGACCAATTACTCTTTGGAAAGGGTGGAGACGTCTCTTTGATCTAGCAGAAGGATGGAGACTTGCTCATGAACCACATATTTGTGGGTAATAGTAAGATTGCAAACCCAATAACACCTTTTTCTTTAAATCTTGCAATCCATTTCATTAATGTCGTTCTCGTAATTCTAT contains the following coding sequences:
- a CDS encoding IS4 family transposase; this translates as MANESNEWAKNEFGDASLGDKRLTERLVNIANSVIGSPESSINEACGSWSEAKAAYRFFQNENVKEVDILASHIDKTVERTKAHKRVLVIQDTTYISYSSHKKTSGLGSIAGKGGKGTVMHTALAVSTEGLVLGILDQKIYSRPPISEEEKRLKSHRSNVHIEDKESMKWLESLKKTNNIIDQTQTEVITVCDREADIHDFFELAHNLNSAILVRARHNRNVNKKFMYTRNKQKLWSFIQGLPCTGKVEVEIPARDDKQKRTAFLEIRFGKFMMSPHESHIKCKEGHIKYKPAALFSLQLYAIHVVERNSPPGASPLEWMLLTNLSVSTFEEAVEKISWYCLRWKIEILHKILKSGLKVEECRLGTAERLMRYLTVMSIIAWRIFFITSIARTNPTLPCTGLLAEEEWKVLYVKIHRKPCPSIAPTIKEAVSWIAQLGGHLARKSDPKPGPITLWKGWRRLFDLAEGWRLAHEPHICG
- a CDS encoding helix-turn-helix domain-containing protein: MFVSVSDVSPIRYKIGQKIEDCRLMQRCTQAELASKIGLAYQEVTNYENGYISIPIEVLYIIARVLSVDIVDLLPEPVIVREDSYEDEEILYLTKIYENQKLGKIVPSLVRFVHISEKINQEEASNEQIKSVKR
- a CDS encoding IS110-like element ISWpi13 family transposase, which gives rise to MTKAKSKLEIVNPNASGIDIGSAVHYVCVPEGRDKQRVQKFGCFTADLHNLARWLKKCKVTTVAMESTGVYWISLFQILESYEFEVKLVNARHVKNVPGRKSDVQDCQWLQQLHSYGLLRGSFRPDNQMCVLRSYVRQRKKLTESASTHVLCMQKALIQMNIQLHKVISNITGVTGMKIIEAIIEGERNPEKLAEFRSSNIKNDKATIAKALTGDYREEHLFVLKQELELYNIYQGKIAECDENIENYYKTFETKFCGNKQCSKIKNRSTKNRPNFSIHEELHRVTGMDFTKVPGLDALSIQTIISETGINHNKWPTEKHFSSWLGLSPANKITGEKVFSTRTCRVINRAANAFRMAAHCVSRSNSGIGAYCRRLKKRLGAPKAITATARKLACIFYSMLKHGQEYVEKGIDYYEKLYKERVLKNLSKKASELGYVLTKKHELI